The Aptenodytes patagonicus chromosome 19, bAptPat1.pri.cur, whole genome shotgun sequence genome contains the following window.
GGCAATTTACTTCCaagtctgcattttctttctgagcaCAAGTGCTCATGATGAGTGCATGTATGTGTGAGAGGAGAgagacaggactgcaagctgctgACAGTGATATAAGCACCAACTTCTCTAGCAGTACATATCCCCATCATAGGCTCTTTCACACAGCCAGCAAGTAACAACAGAAAATAACTGGCAAAATAATCATTTTGAAcaagtaagagaagaaaaattgcatGCTGAACAGTGCCAGATGAGCACCAAATTCAAATCACAATTAGAAATGCACTTTGGGTAATTACAGAGAGGGGCTTTTCCCTTAGAGATGTCACAAAGGTTGTGTGGATATAATCAGACTTGAGTGGATCTAGTGATGGTGAAAAACACTAGACTGACAAATCAGAATTCTTAGATCCTCCATCCAGCTGAGCATATAACCTGCTGTGGGACCAAGCCTCCCACTTTATGTTCTTTTTAAATCTAGTTTCTTACGGAAGTGAGGCTTTGTAATCACACTGTCAAATCTGTGTCCTGTCTCCCCTCCTTCCACTCTCCACACCCAGCTAATAGTTTCTGAATTCACTGACCAATTTCAAGCAAGGTGATAGAGAACTGGAGGTTTCAGAGACATGAAGCTTCTAAATGTTTCAGGAAAACAAGAGCCAGGTAGAGAAGAGGGATCTTTTAATACCCCCACTGCAAGAGAGACGCCAGCATGAGCTCCCCCTTATTAGGCACTGGAGAATGCACACAAGATCTTATGCATGTCCTAACTCTAAGGAAAGCTTCTACTGAAGGTTACGTATTCTTAAGTGTTAGGGAACTTTGTCATAAGATTTAGAACTCTAGAAAACTAGACTCCGTTACTTCCACTGCTCAAGAAATTcaaagggtggggttttttggggggagggggttgtttgtgggtttcaggttttttttcccctctccccaacTGTTGGTATTATTTGAATATGGAGAGGATCCCTGTATGACCAGATTCCCACTATGGTAGGCACTGTGGGAGAATTTCCTGCACCAGAGAACATGTGTCTTAAACACCAGACCGACAGgctgagaaaagaaacagacatgAGAGGAAGTGACTTGATGGAGGTCACCTAACAGACTTCTAAACAGAACACATCTCAATAGCACATGCATAGGCAGCTGCAAGCAAGTTTCCTTAGCCAGAGAGTAGAAGCCTTCAGCATTATAAAGGGGAATCGCTTCAATAGCAATGTTGACAAGAGTTTACACTTTCCAATGCCTTCCTACAACAGCTGAGAGCAACTTGATTAAGCCAATAGTAAAACATGAGCACTTGCATCAATATGCTGTCAATATAGCTCTAGGTAAGAAAGATGCTGCAATTGAAAATCACCAAGTTAACGGTGGTCATCAGCAACCTGTCTAGATTATGGCTTCCAATACTGCTAGGACCATTGGAGCTCACTTCTCAGCAATCCTGAGAAGAGTTTGTAGATTTCTTCAGCATAGACCAGACTAATCTTTGGTATGTTGTTGCAATAGGCCTTTTCTTACCCCTGCAAGtggtaaaagtatttttttatgcCAGCCGAGTACCAGGGAACAATCAGTATCATCAATGGATTATTTCTTATTACTCAAAAGgttaaaggaaaggaaacatcCATCACGTTTTCTGttaatcttattttctgaaattcctAGCAAGTGTATCTTTTATAATACTTATCTTCTAAAATACGTGGTTTAGGAAGATGCATCCTTTGGACATGTTAGACACAGAGCTTGGCTGTGAGCTCGTCTCAAGCAGATAGTCAGAAGCAAGTCTTCCAAAAATAGGGCTCTTAGTCTCAAGCTCTTGAAGCCATAAAGGTGTTCAAGAAACCCTGTCCCTAGATGACTAACCGCCTAGCCCTCTTCTGCAATATGAAAGGGAGAGTTCATTTTCCATTTGGGGCCAGCACTTAGCAATAGATCTATCTGAGCAGTCTTCAAAGATACTGAGAACATGGCAAGAATATTGCCTTTCTTTGCTGTACCACACTGTAACACCTGCAGGTTCTTTATGTGCCTGTAATATTATCTCTTTTACACAAATGGCATGAGATTTGTATGAAAAAATGTGTTGTGATACACACCTGTCAAAGACAAATGATTTCAGAGTAACCCTGAGCAGATCTAACAATGACTGAAGTCCTGTTTGGTTAAtagcttaatttaaaattatttagacatttatttaaaattatttagacaTGCTTGAATGTCTACCTTATTAGAAagtaattgaatttttttaatctgtccatTTAAGTTCAATTCTCTGTTCTggaaaacttctttttaaaacctgtttaattattaaagcatttttgaaggggggggggggaatgtataGATTAATTCTTTATGAGTGGAAATATGCTGATCCTGGATCTTCCAGAGAGGCTATTATATATAGTACCACCAGGGATAGCACATTCCTGATGAAAGGCTTCTGGTTTAGACATTCACAGTTTAGATGACCATAGCACTAATAAATAGTATCAGTTACAGTGTCTTGTTTTGAAACTTCAGAGTACTTTACAAACCGGTTATAAGAAACACATCCATAGAGATCACTTCATTTCTCACTGATATACACCCACCTCTGGATGCTATCTGATGGCTCCTAAAGAGCCTGCGACAACACTGTACAAGATTTCTGACCAGAAATTGAGACATGTCATACTTGTTTGGAAATACAAGAGGGAAGGTATATGTGGCTAAGAGCAATAGAAGTGAATGTAAACCAGgctctttttctgcagcagcatctcattttgtttcctctgaCTTTAACAGTGCAGAATCCAAATCTAAAGGCAAACTAATCATTTACATTCCAAGTACTTTCACTGACAAAACCAGGGACCCAGTCATCATACCCAGTAAGAACAAGTAAAGTTTAAGAATAGTCCTATCCCTCCTTTCCACTTTACATGCTCAGTAGAATAAATACAAAGGAACACCATGCCTATCTAGGTTGAGAGCTTTTGCAAGTGTCCCACTTGCTGTTTGAGCCTCATTAAGAGCATCAACAAATTTTCTACCATTATAAAGTCAGATCCCACACCGAGAGGTAAACAGCTTTTCAGCACACAAAGCAAAAgtcaaaaaagaaacttttatgGAAAACAGCAGTAGAAATTAAGATAGAGCATTAATCACCATTCCATACTTTTGGATTTGGTTGGTGagttttaaaacatcagttaaaaCAAAGAAGATCATTTTAACTTACCATGCAGTAGGGTTAGGAACTCATAGTGTCCTCTTCCTAGTCATATTGCAAAAATGCACGTTGAGTGGAAGCTGGCTACTAAGCCTATTTTTATAGACATTAACGACAAGAAAGTCTATCTCTCTCTGACTTGCCCAGTTAAACAGAAAAGACCCAGATGATCAGCAGACACTCTTTTCCATTCTACTTCCTGCTATTTAGCATTATGTAAGGCATATGGGAGCAACATTTTCAAGCTGTTGCTTGTGTAGACCAGAATTCAGGAGACCacccttttaattcttttttctgaCATTAGTTCATTACGGTGTCGTTTTTCTCTCACTGTTTTCCCACATGCGACAGTGATTCTAATTGATGAACTGGACTTTCTACACAAATACAAACTGTTCTCAAGATGGGAAGAGAGCTCTTTGTTTGCTGCAGGAATTTAAATGGAATTTGTAAATCCCCTAGTCATGATCTTTCTGTCTGGAGGGATATAACTTCTGCAATGCTATTGAGCTGAAGAAACCTGTTAAGTGGAGATGTAAATAATGAACAGTTGTGGGGGTAATCTGCCTCCTCAAAGACAGAGGGCCAGGGACAGCTTTGATTATCAGCTTTGTGTGAGGAGTCAGATGATTTTGATAAAGGGCTGAGAGACATCACTATTGAAAACATTGTGAGGAGCAAACTGAGCTGCTTTTGATGTGCAAAGAAAATTCTGTGCTCCCACAGGCTGATTACGTCAGTAGTTTATATTAACAAATAGTTTATGTTTGAATTAATAAACCATGTTACAAGGCAAGAGCTTGGGCAAAACACAAGACTTTTCTGTAGGTGTTAGAAAGAAAACACCGAATTATGCCCTTCTTCCTAGGAAGTCAGGGAAATAACTAAGTGCTTTATTCTCTATGCTGTGTCAAACAACACTTGCTTCCTACATACACACACTGAAACTTAGTTCCTGCAGTGTTACTCCCTCTTTGCCTCCTCTGTACTTTCATAAGAAGAGGCAAGTccagttgttttcttttagtctGGATAATGACTTGTGGAAGTATGCAATTAAGCAACAGGTTACTGCAGGGCAATTCTAACTAGGCTAGATTGGCAAAAGAGGTGCTCCAGAGTGAGACAGGCTTTTCTATTAATCCAGGTGGTAACGGAATCAGATCTGATTTGTAAGCACTCCATGGGCATTTAGGGTTTTGATTGGGGTCTTGCAGTTAGAACTATCATCCCCCATAACCAAATGGAAACAGATCTTGCAGTTTGGTATATCGTCTGTCAGGTACTGCTGACAACTCACAAGACAGAAGCGTTGTGCAAGCAAAAgcatgaagggaagggaagggaagtcaaACTGTTGTGATTATTCCCCTGCCATCCTCAAGCAAGCTCAGTCGTTGCACTGCAGGATAATCTCTGAATAACTGAGCAAAACTGAGCCTTAGAAGCGCCCTCGCCTCTTTTTGCAACACCACAAGCTCGTCTATTACAAAGCTGTTCCCAGTGGTGATATAATGCAATACACTAAAAAGGGAAGGACTGCCCTCTTGTGTCAGtcactattttttaatttgcctggTTTTATATTCCTGTTTCTATTAGTGAGTGAGCTGTCAGCCATTTCCCTCTGACAGAGATTTCTTCTTTGGAAAGGCATAGGATTTGCTTCTGAGTACTATCCTGATGGAAAAgttcaataaataaaaatacatctgctGTATTTGTGACTTGGAGACACCCAGGACTGAGCATATATTGCTCTTCCAGCTAGAGACATCCAAATAGCTACGCTGGGTTATGCCTAGTCTCCATCTTGACACAGaagaagaaggcagaggagagaatAAAACAGGAGAAGTATAATTAAGAAGGACAGCTAAGAGACAGAAGAGAAGCAGATTTATTAAACCAATCTTTCCCTGCAACCCTCATAGTAAGCTATGTGCAAGTTAAATATAGAACCAACACTACTCTACGGAGCCGGACTCATGAACAGCTCACACACCATGAACGTGTAGCAGAGATTCTAGTCTCAGTCATGTTGGCTGGCAGAgagatcttaatttttaaataatttgtgctCATTTCCAGGATAGTTCTTGCAGTAATGGCTGTCAGAGAAGAGTCTTCTAAAAGCTGTGCAAGATTTTGTGCCCACCACTTCTACTGCTTATTAATGACAgacaaataaatatttgcagaaggtAGCCCCTTTTCACAGCTACCAAAGcaacttcagtgaaaatgaagaCCATCAGTCATATTCTTGTTAGTAGAAGGTCAGTCAACATTAACTCTGACCTAGCACTCCACACTTTATGTTACATTCGTTAACAGCACCTAGTGCTCATGCTTTCATTCCTGCTCTTATCCCGTAGATAATCCCATAGCAATGAACAATCCTGTAGATTGCTCCTGTTCTTAAAGGTAGCCAAATTAGCACCTCGCTAAAGTGGATTCAAAGAAAATCACTACTCAGGAGTGGACAAAATTCATACTATTTGGAATATGGGAGGGGCAAGAAAGGGAAAgagctgtcatttaaaaaaaggcCTCTCATAGCCCATATTTTTGTTTGGGCTGAGACAGCTGTAATCAACTCCAAGCTCCCAGTTTTAAAATGATGCATAGCAGTAATTTCTTTGGACTATTGTCCAGCCTGTACtatgttattttgtatttataatttattcTAGATGGCATAGCTAGAGCATGCTTTGTTTTATCCTGCACATTACTGAGCTCATCTACGTACTAAACTGGCAAAAGCTGCCAGgaatctttgatttttttcttttctgtactgaCTGAGTCCCTGACGCCTGACCAGATAACAAAGTATAAAGAcatctttgaaatatttgatGAATATTTGAAACACATTAGTAATACTTAACCATGTATGCAAGTGTCTCTTTGAGACTAATATGTACTTTAACTGGCAAAAATTAGTAGCAAAAGGATCCCACCCACAAGCCAGCTCATCTTGAAAATAGAagtttaaagatttaaaaaaactcaaaaaCAATCCCTTCAGGTCTCAtgaccaacaacaacaacaaaaaaagtatcttttcttATCTCGCTCATTCCTCGTCTCTAGTTGTGAAACATAACATAATGCATTCCCCTCCACACACTTTCCTCTCCTTGTTTGCCATCTTCCTGCAGTTTAAGGAACATGTGCCATTATGTAGCAGTTTGCGCTCCAGCAATTTGCTGGACAGTTAACGTTCTCAACAGAAGAGAAACTACAGAGGCTATTCAGTGTGACTTGCTAGGATTCCCCTTTCAACTCCAGTTTGGGAAGCTTCCGTTTGTACTGTTCTGACTCTTCATGTGTGTTCCCAAGACGGCAAAATTCCCCTGGCCTTTTTTATTGCCATATGCTGGACacaaggaatatattttttttaatcagatgaaCAAGCATTCATGTCCCACTTCTGCAGgcatttttaaactgctgccctTTTACTTCATTTCATATCCTTGAAGAAGCTTTACCAGGAGATTACAGCAgtcacagaaaacatttcttctaacCGACAGATCATTACAAGGGTGTGAGAGGAAACATCTTTCTATCATAACCTGCTTATAAAACCAAACTCTTCATGTCTTCTTTAACTCTTACAGTCCTTCCCTTCCTCTACTCCCCATCTGAAATGAGTCAGAGCTGCGGCTGTTCTTGCGTTGCatcttctgaattttctgaatttGCCTGTGTTGCTGGATCTCTGTTGATTGTATCAGGTGAATACTGGATGGGACTCAGCCCACCTGATGTCACCTGTCCAGGGATGTCATTGAGTTTCTGGCTTATCTGTGCTACTTCAATGTATTGTTTACCCATTTGGACAGCTTCATCATAAGAAGGTGGCAACTCCATTGCATAGAGACTGTAAGCTGGAGGGGACACAGTGTTCTTATCCATATCCACAAATATCGAATTAATAGGGGCACTTAGAGGGTACTGCAACGAGCTATAGGCtgtgaagaaaaggaataaaaaaaaaaattaaacacttgcATGGAACGTTGATATATAAAGGGCTAATCCTGCTTTTCTCCAAGAAATTATGGTCTCATTTTTGTGGTGTCAGAACATATGCATTATATAGTAAAAGCTATCAGTATATAATTACCCGTGATGGAATCTATACATTCTACAAAAGAAAGCAGTCAGATGAGAAAATGTCTCTGCATATCACCATCCAGTAACTATTGTGAAATACCTGACATAGTACACATATGTTGTAACAGAGGTAGCTTCAGTTGGGTTCGTGCATGAACAGCTGTGAACAATTCCTCACATTAGACAGAACCTTGTCTGGAATAGTTGGACAGTGAGGCGggcagaaaagttaaaaaaataagggAATGGCGATAAGAACAGATGTGGGAGATGACACGTAAGAGGTTAACCCACCACGGACCTCTATTACTTTAATCTCTATAGTGTTAAATCCTACTTGTCTTCTGCACTCACTCACTATGTTGCCCTGATGACCTTCCTTTATCTCTCTTGCCCACCCTACGGGGCTAAAAGTTGTTCTGGGAGTACATCAGAAAGTCCCCGTTATTGCAAGGGCTAGACACAGAATTCTAGGAACACGTTCAAGCAAACTTGAACTGTAGCAAAGCACTGTTGAATAGTTGACTCCCAGAGGATACTTACAGGTCACTGTGCTATGGGCAGTGCTGTCACCGTCAATAGCAATAACTGTCAAATCATAAGGGTGCCTAGAGAAGGTCTCAACGGGAGGCCTCTTCTTCCGGCAGCAGAATTTGATGCAGCTTGCTGTGATCCcacagagcaggagcaggaaTACACCCAGCAAGATTAACctgagagaaggaggg
Protein-coding sequences here:
- the TMEM52 gene encoding transmembrane protein 52 isoform X2 — translated: MSNWTNLWLILLGVFLLLLCGITASCIKFCCRKKRPPVETFSRHPYDLTVIAIDGDSTAHSTVTSYSSLQYPLSAPINSIFVDMDKNTVSPPAYSLYAMELPPSYDEAVQMGKQYIEVAQISQKLNDIPGQVTSGGLSPIQYSPDTINRDPATQANSENSEDATQEQPQL
- the TMEM52 gene encoding transmembrane protein 52 isoform X1; this encodes MSNWTNLWYVWLILLGVFLLLLCGITASCIKFCCRKKRPPVETFSRHPYDLTVIAIDGDSTAHSTVTSYSSLQYPLSAPINSIFVDMDKNTVSPPAYSLYAMELPPSYDEAVQMGKQYIEVAQISQKLNDIPGQVTSGGLSPIQYSPDTINRDPATQANSENSEDATQEQPQL